The Rhodococcus rhodochrous DNA window AAGCGCCAGGAGGGCCCCGAGTGGGCGTCGACGGACGGCGAAGACGATCAGCCCGATCACCGCACCGGCCATCAGATACGACGCGCCGGACGCTGCGAGCACCAGGGGCTGAGCCGACCACGTACCGAAGTGGAGCGCGAGACCGACCGCGCCTGTCGCGGTTGCCGTCCACCCGAGAACGTCCGATCCGAGTCGAAGCCACTTCGCTGTCACCACGCCACACAACCATGCCGTAGGTCCGTGCGCGAGGACCCGTCACCGATCGGAGCGGGAGACGATCGCGACGAGGCGCGCCGCGAGCCGATCCGCGGCCTCCCGAAGTTCGGGAGGCTCGAGGACGACCGCCTCGAAACCCATTCGCGCGACGTGCATCACGATCCAGTCCGGGTCGTCCGCGCCGACGACGAGTACGCACCACCCGTCCTCGTCGTCCTCGACCCGCCCGACCTGCGGTGGCACCATGTCGCGCACCTGGTCGGCGTCCGCCCGCAGGCGGATCCGCGCGATGTACCGGTAGGGCGACTCCGCCACGGACCGCTGGACGTACGACACCGGATCGGGATGCTGCCGCGGCCGGAACCTCCACGTCATGGGCGTCACGTCGCGCATCCGGTCGAGCCGGAAGGTGCGCCAGTCGTCGCGATCGACGTCCCATGCCATGAGGTACCAGCGCTGTCCGGCAGCGACCATCCGCACCGGTTCGACCGTGCGCTCGTCGTCCGCCTCCTGCCGGGTGGTGTACCGGAAGCGCACACGGGTCGCGTCGCGGCACGCGCGGGCCAACGCCAGCAGCGTATCGGCATCGATCTCGGTGCCCGCGCCGACGACGGTCTCGGTGGCACCGTAGATCGCCCGCACCTCCTCGCGCAGACGGGGCGGCATCACCTGGTCGAGCTTGGCCAGTGCACGCAGGGCCGCCTCGGCGGCACCGGCGATGGTGCTGCCCGACGCCAGTCGCAGCGACACCGCCGTCGCGATCGCTTCGTCGTCGTGCAGGAGCAGCGGCGGCAGTCTCGTGCCGGCACCGAGCTGATAACCACCGCCGACACCGGGGGTCGCGCGGACGGGATAGCCGAGAGCACGCAGACGATCGACGTCGCGGCGCACCGAGCGATCGGTCACGCCGAGTTCCGCAGCCAGTTCGTGAGCGGTCCACGACGGGCGGCTCTGCAACAGCGCCAGCACCCGCAGGACCCGTTCGGTGGTCGACTCGACGGTCACACGACGATCCTCGCATGGATCACGGACCGAATCTGTCCGGAATATGCGTCAGCCTGGTGCCATGACAGAACTCGACTGGAATCACCTACTGCGACAGCAACTCGACCATCCGGTACGCCGCCGCCTGGACGGCCTCACCGACGACGAATACTTCTTCGAACCCGCACCCGACTGCTGGAGTGTTCGGCCGCGCGGGACGGGCACCGCTCCCGTGCAGGGAGGCGCCGGGTCGATGACCATCGATTTCGCGTTCCCCGAACCCGATCCGCCGCCCTTCACGACCATCTCGTGGCGGCTCGGTCATGTGATCGTCGGCGTGCTGGCGATGCGCAACGCGAGCCATTTCGGACGCACCCCCACCGACTACATGTCGTTCGAGTACGCAGCGACCGCGGACGAGGCCCTCGCCCAGCTCGATGCCGAACTCGCCACGTGGATCGCGGGCGTCGAGTCCCTCGGGGAAGACGGACTCGCCCGGCCGTGCGGTGAAGCGGAAGGACCGTACGCGCAGTATCCGATGGGCGCGCTGGTCCTGCACATCAACCGCGAACTCATCCACCATCTGTCCGAGGTCTGCCTCCTGCGGGACCTCTACCTGCACACCCGTGCCCGAACCCGACAGGAGACGAGCTGACATGGCACGCGACATCCAGATCACGTTCGACTGCGCCGATCCCGCGGCTCTCGCGGATTTCTGGGCCGACGCCCTCGGCTACGAACTCCAGAAGCCGCCCGGCAATTTCGTCTCGTGGGACGACGCACTCGACGCGATGGGGGTGCCACTCGAACGACGCAACGACGCCTCCGGCATCGTCGACCCGGACGAGGCAGGGCCCCGGTTGTTCTTCCAGAAGGTGCCCGAGGGCAAGCAGGCCAAGAACCGGGTGCACCTGGACGTGCGTGCCGCCCCCGGACTCGACGGCGCCGAGCGCATGGCCGCTCTGGAAGCCGAGGCCGAACGGCTCGTCGCGCGCGGCGCCACGCGCCTGGAACGCCACGACCCGGCGCCGCCGTTCGGGGCCGGCCACATCGTCATGGCCGACCCCGAGGGCAACGAATTCTGCCTCGACTGAAACGTCGCGTGGTCAGGCCGGTTCCGAGACCCAGTGGACGAGCTGCCAGATGATCCCGTTGGGATCGGCGAACTGGCAGTACCGCTCGCCCCACGGCTCGGTCTCCGGCTTGGTCACCACCGTCGCACCGGCTTCCGCGATGCGCGCGAACTCGGTGTCGACGTCGTCGAC harbors:
- a CDS encoding VOC family protein, producing MARDIQITFDCADPAALADFWADALGYELQKPPGNFVSWDDALDAMGVPLERRNDASGIVDPDEAGPRLFFQKVPEGKQAKNRVHLDVRAAPGLDGAERMAALEAEAERLVARGATRLERHDPAPPFGAGHIVMADPEGNEFCLD
- a CDS encoding helix-turn-helix transcriptional regulator, yielding MTVESTTERVLRVLALLQSRPSWTAHELAAELGVTDRSVRRDVDRLRALGYPVRATPGVGGGYQLGAGTRLPPLLLHDDEAIATAVSLRLASGSTIAGAAEAALRALAKLDQVMPPRLREEVRAIYGATETVVGAGTEIDADTLLALARACRDATRVRFRYTTRQEADDERTVEPVRMVAAGQRWYLMAWDVDRDDWRTFRLDRMRDVTPMTWRFRPRQHPDPVSYVQRSVAESPYRYIARIRLRADADQVRDMVPPQVGRVEDDEDGWCVLVVGADDPDWIVMHVARMGFEAVVLEPPELREAADRLAARLVAIVSRSDR
- a CDS encoding DinB family protein; protein product: MTELDWNHLLRQQLDHPVRRRLDGLTDDEYFFEPAPDCWSVRPRGTGTAPVQGGAGSMTIDFAFPEPDPPPFTTISWRLGHVIVGVLAMRNASHFGRTPTDYMSFEYAATADEALAQLDAELATWIAGVESLGEDGLARPCGEAEGPYAQYPMGALVLHINRELIHHLSEVCLLRDLYLHTRARTRQETS